In Synechococcus sp. RS9909, one genomic interval encodes:
- the ileS gene encoding isoleucine--tRNA ligase has product MTEQTRPDADARPSYKDSLNLLQTGFGMRANARQREPELQAFWSERGVDLKLGVENPGPVFTLHDGPPYANGALHMGHALNKVLKDIINKHRLMQGRRVRFVPGWDCHGLPIELKVLQAMDQEQRQALTPLKLRKKAAAYARKQVEGQMAGFKRWGIWADWEHPYLTLQKDYEAAQIEVFGTMALKGHIYRGLKPVHWSPSSRTALAEAELEYPDGHTSPSVYVAFPTLEAPPALRTALQQQGVELPADGDALQDALQVAIWTTTPWTLPANLAVSVNDRLDYCLADDGRGSLLIVAADLRDTLAGKLGRPLAAKAVVKGALLAGLVYRHPLLERESPVLVGGEYITTESGTGLVHTAPGHGVDDFNTGRKHGLPVLCPVDEAGTLTEEAGPFAGLNVLKDANPAIIDALETAGALLLQESYSHRYPYDWRTKKPTIFRATEQWFASVEGFRSEALAAIDAVEWLPASGRNRIEAMVAERGDWCISRQRTWGVPIPVFYHRSSGEVLLNADSIAHIQALIAEHGADVWWENDESVLLPPSHQGEAVQWRKGTDTMDVWFDSGSSWAAVASQRDGLSYPADLYLEGSDQHRGWFQSSLLTSVAVNGHAPYRTVLTHGFALDEKGRKMSKSLGNVVDPMVIIEGGKNQKQEPPYGADVLRLWVSSVDYSADVPIGAGILRQLADVYRKVRNTARYLLGNLHDFDPGRDGVPMEALPLLDRWMLQRTAVVLDEISEAFERYEFFRFFQLLQNYCVADLSNFYLDIAKDRLYVSAPNDRRRRSCQTVMALIIERLAGAIAPVLCHMAEDIWQNLPYAVAEDSVFRRGWPVVPDSWRDESLNAPMQQLRDLRGAVNRVLEECRGRQELGAALEAAVRVEARSESLQSALTWLADHGDPEVDGLRDWLLVSQLQLGGEPWAELLASDDSNPLAVIEVARARGEKCERCWHYESDIGQHADHPSLCGRCVAVLKRR; this is encoded by the coding sequence GTGACCGAACAGACGCGCCCTGACGCTGACGCACGACCGTCGTACAAGGACAGCCTCAACCTCCTGCAGACCGGCTTCGGCATGCGGGCCAACGCCAGGCAACGGGAACCGGAGCTCCAGGCGTTCTGGAGCGAGCGAGGCGTGGATCTCAAGCTCGGCGTGGAGAATCCCGGCCCCGTGTTCACCCTGCACGACGGGCCGCCCTACGCCAACGGCGCCCTGCACATGGGCCACGCCCTCAACAAGGTGCTCAAGGACATCATCAACAAGCATCGGCTGATGCAGGGCCGCCGGGTGCGCTTCGTGCCCGGCTGGGACTGCCACGGCCTGCCGATCGAACTCAAGGTGCTTCAGGCGATGGACCAGGAGCAACGCCAGGCCCTGACCCCCCTCAAGCTGCGCAAGAAAGCCGCCGCCTACGCCCGCAAACAGGTGGAAGGCCAGATGGCCGGCTTCAAACGCTGGGGCATCTGGGCCGACTGGGAGCACCCCTACCTCACCCTCCAGAAGGACTACGAAGCGGCCCAGATCGAGGTGTTCGGCACGATGGCCCTCAAGGGGCACATCTATCGAGGCCTCAAGCCCGTGCACTGGAGCCCCAGCTCCCGCACGGCCCTGGCGGAAGCGGAGCTGGAGTATCCCGACGGCCACACAAGCCCGAGCGTTTATGTGGCCTTCCCAACCCTCGAAGCCCCGCCAGCGCTCCGGACGGCATTGCAACAGCAGGGCGTTGAGCTACCAGCGGACGGCGACGCCCTACAGGACGCCCTGCAGGTGGCGATCTGGACCACCACGCCCTGGACCCTGCCCGCCAACCTGGCCGTGTCGGTCAATGACCGCCTCGACTACTGCCTGGCCGACGACGGCAGGGGAAGCTTACTGATCGTGGCAGCCGACCTGCGCGACACCCTCGCCGGCAAACTCGGGCGACCGCTGGCGGCGAAGGCCGTCGTGAAGGGAGCGCTCCTGGCGGGGCTCGTCTACCGCCATCCCCTTCTGGAACGGGAAAGCCCGGTTTTGGTCGGTGGCGAGTACATCACCACCGAATCAGGCACGGGCCTGGTGCACACCGCACCTGGCCATGGCGTGGATGACTTCAACACCGGCCGCAAACACGGCCTGCCGGTGCTCTGCCCGGTGGATGAAGCCGGCACCCTCACGGAAGAAGCCGGCCCCTTTGCCGGTCTGAACGTGCTCAAAGACGCCAACCCGGCGATCATCGACGCCCTGGAGACCGCCGGAGCACTGCTCCTGCAGGAGAGCTACAGCCACCGCTATCCCTACGACTGGCGCACGAAGAAACCCACGATCTTCCGGGCCACGGAGCAATGGTTCGCCTCTGTGGAGGGCTTCCGCAGCGAAGCCCTCGCCGCCATCGACGCGGTGGAGTGGCTGCCGGCCTCCGGCCGGAACCGGATCGAAGCGATGGTGGCGGAACGGGGTGACTGGTGCATCTCGCGCCAGCGCACCTGGGGGGTGCCGATCCCCGTGTTTTATCACCGCAGCAGCGGCGAAGTGCTGCTGAACGCCGACTCGATTGCCCACATCCAGGCGCTGATCGCCGAACACGGTGCCGACGTCTGGTGGGAGAACGACGAGAGCGTGCTGCTCCCCCCCAGCCATCAGGGCGAAGCGGTGCAGTGGCGCAAGGGCACCGACACGATGGATGTGTGGTTCGACTCTGGCTCCAGCTGGGCCGCCGTCGCCAGCCAGCGCGATGGCCTCAGCTACCCGGCTGACCTCTACCTGGAGGGATCGGATCAGCACCGCGGCTGGTTCCAGAGCTCCCTGCTCACCTCGGTGGCGGTGAATGGCCATGCCCCCTACCGCACCGTGCTCACCCATGGCTTCGCCCTGGATGAGAAGGGCCGCAAGATGAGCAAATCCCTCGGCAATGTGGTGGATCCGATGGTGATCATCGAGGGTGGCAAAAACCAGAAACAGGAACCTCCCTACGGCGCCGATGTGCTGCGCCTGTGGGTGAGTTCCGTCGACTACTCCGCCGATGTGCCGATCGGCGCCGGCATCCTGCGCCAACTGGCCGATGTGTACCGGAAGGTGCGCAACACCGCGCGCTACCTGCTCGGTAATCTCCACGATTTCGATCCTGGCCGCGATGGCGTGCCGATGGAAGCGCTGCCATTGCTCGATCGCTGGATGCTGCAGCGCACGGCCGTGGTGCTCGATGAGATCAGCGAAGCCTTCGAACGCTACGAGTTCTTCCGCTTCTTCCAGCTGCTGCAGAACTACTGCGTTGCCGATCTCTCCAACTTCTACCTCGACATCGCCAAGGACAGGCTTTATGTGAGTGCACCGAACGACCGGCGGCGGCGCAGCTGCCAGACGGTGATGGCGTTGATCATCGAACGCCTTGCCGGAGCGATCGCGCCCGTGCTCTGCCACATGGCCGAAGACATCTGGCAGAACCTGCCCTACGCCGTGGCCGAAGACTCGGTGTTCCGACGCGGCTGGCCGGTGGTGCCTGACAGCTGGCGGGACGAGAGCCTGAATGCGCCGATGCAACAGCTGCGCGACCTGCGCGGCGCGGTGAACCGGGTGCTGGAAGAGTGCCGCGGCCGTCAGGAGCTGGGCGCCGCGTTGGAGGCAGCGGTGCGGGTCGAGGCCCGCTCCGAGTCGCTCCAGTCAGCGCTGACCTGGCTGGCCGACCACGGCGATCCGGAGGTGGATGGGTTGCGGGATTGGCTGCTTGTGTCCCAGCTGCAACTCGGGGGCGAACCCTGGGCGGAACTGCTGGCGAGCGACGACAGCAATCCCCTCGCCGTGATCGAGGTGGCGCGCGCCCGCGGCGAAAAATGCGAACGCTGTTGGCATTACGAAAGCGACATCGGCCAGCATGCCGATCACCCCAGCCTCTGCGGCCGCTGCGTGGCCGTGCTCAAACGGCGCTGA
- a CDS encoding Ycf66 family protein produces the protein MLATLTGDLCLLAGLALLLLPLLATELSRPRDSAWGALVLLLGLVLVTSSDRLRGAPMLAVVCATLLITRLGVEVGQGRWNQLGEEERQRLRSSERWSTSLQQLLAAIRRLAGNTGSALASLKPPSAAPDRPEGSNRSGKRWVRPEPSTQATNPEATNTETTKPADTGVADTGAAESSGQDG, from the coding sequence ATGCTGGCCACCCTCACAGGGGATCTCTGTCTGCTGGCGGGTCTGGCCCTGCTGCTGCTGCCCCTGCTCGCCACCGAGCTGAGCCGCCCCCGCGACAGCGCCTGGGGAGCCCTGGTGCTCCTGCTCGGGCTGGTGCTGGTGACCAGCAGTGATCGCCTGCGCGGCGCCCCGATGCTGGCCGTGGTCTGCGCCACGTTGCTGATCACCCGGCTGGGGGTGGAGGTTGGCCAGGGGCGCTGGAACCAGCTTGGCGAGGAGGAACGTCAACGGCTGCGTTCCAGTGAACGCTGGAGCACCAGCCTGCAGCAGTTGCTGGCTGCGATCCGTCGTCTGGCCGGCAACACCGGCAGCGCCCTGGCCAGCCTCAAACCGCCAAGCGCCGCTCCCGACCGCCCTGAGGGCAGCAACCGCAGCGGCAAGCGCTGGGTGAGGCCTGAGCCGTCGACCCAGGCGACCAACCCCGAGGCCACCAACACCGAAACCACCAAGCCCGCTGACACCGGCGTCGCTGACACCGGCGCCGCAGAGAGCTCCGGCCAGGACGGATAA
- the crtR gene encoding beta-carotene hydroxylase, which produces MTQASVQAVAPLRSVPREFLDPPGVWNPTVALFLGGYGLAALTVWGWFVGGWPLPLLLITGFLALHLEGTVVHDACHKAAHPVPWINQAMGHGSALLLGFSFPVFTRVHLQHHSHVNDPKNDPDHIVSTFGPLWLIAPRFFYHEVFFFQRKLWRRWELMQWGLERAVFFTIIAAAVRFGFLPFIFNCWFAPALMVGVTLGLFFDYLPHRPFLSRNRWLNARVYPGRTMNWLIMGQNYHLVHHLWPSIPWFEYKPAYEATKPLLDAKGSPQRLGLFETRHDLVNFLYDIFLGVRSHKPHGSKMRPLARVMPSRRMRRGWLNLLQRTAVTPSRRGS; this is translated from the coding sequence ATGACACAGGCTTCCGTTCAGGCCGTTGCACCACTGCGTTCCGTGCCGAGGGAATTTCTGGATCCTCCCGGGGTCTGGAATCCCACCGTGGCGCTCTTCCTCGGCGGTTATGGCCTGGCTGCCCTCACGGTGTGGGGATGGTTTGTGGGGGGCTGGCCTCTGCCCTTGCTGCTGATCACCGGGTTTCTTGCCCTGCATCTTGAGGGCACGGTTGTGCACGACGCCTGCCACAAGGCGGCCCATCCGGTGCCCTGGATCAACCAGGCGATGGGCCATGGCTCCGCCCTGCTGCTGGGGTTCAGCTTTCCCGTGTTCACTCGGGTGCATCTCCAGCACCACTCCCATGTGAACGATCCCAAAAACGATCCGGACCACATCGTGAGCACCTTCGGTCCGCTCTGGTTGATCGCGCCGCGCTTCTTTTATCACGAGGTGTTTTTCTTTCAGCGCAAGCTCTGGAGGCGCTGGGAATTGATGCAATGGGGCCTGGAGCGTGCCGTGTTCTTCACGATCATTGCGGCGGCGGTGCGCTTTGGCTTCCTGCCTTTCATCTTCAATTGCTGGTTTGCGCCTGCCCTGATGGTGGGTGTCACATTGGGGTTGTTTTTTGATTACCTTCCCCACCGCCCCTTTCTGTCACGCAACCGCTGGTTGAACGCTCGTGTGTATCCGGGGCGCACGATGAACTGGCTGATCATGGGCCAGAACTATCACCTGGTGCATCACCTCTGGCCGTCGATCCCCTGGTTTGAATACAAGCCGGCCTACGAAGCCACCAAGCCATTGCTGGATGCCAAAGGTTCTCCTCAGCGTCTGGGTCTGTTTGAGACCCGCCATGATCTGGTGAATTTCCTCTACGACATCTTTCTCGGGGTGCGCAGTCACAAGCCCCATGGCAGCAAGATGCGCCCTCTGGCCCGGGTGATGCCCAGCCGCCGCATGCGCCGTGGTTGGTTGAATCTGTTGCAACGCACGGCCGTGACGCCGTCCCGTCGGGGCTCCTGA
- the gatC gene encoding Asp-tRNA(Asn)/Glu-tRNA(Gln) amidotransferase subunit GatC, with the protein MSKITADDVRKVAQLARLELPEDTISTYTGQLERILDYVDQLQAVDTDGVPPTTRAVEVINATRDDRVVATQVREELLDQAPQREGDFFRVPKILAD; encoded by the coding sequence ATGAGCAAGATCACGGCTGACGACGTGCGCAAGGTGGCGCAGCTGGCTCGTCTCGAACTGCCTGAAGACACAATCTCCACCTACACCGGCCAGCTGGAGCGCATCCTCGACTACGTCGACCAGCTCCAGGCCGTGGACACCGATGGCGTTCCTCCCACCACCCGCGCCGTGGAGGTGATCAATGCCACCCGCGACGATCGCGTCGTGGCCACTCAGGTGCGTGAAGAACTGCTGGATCAGGCGCCGCAGCGGGAGGGTGATTTCTTCCGGGTGCCGAAGATCCTGGCGGATTGA
- a CDS encoding creatininase family protein, with product MTSPLPGPVTSTDAIRLDLQTWPDVEAYLERCRGVILPLGSTEQHGPTGAIGTDALTAEAVALELGRRSGVLVTPTQAFGMAEHHLGFAGTMSLQPSTLLSVLHDLVLSLAGHGFERIFVVNGHGGNIATAKAAFAQAYGTAASRGLAVAPRLRCKLANWFMAGPVMRRARELYGEREGQHATPSEIALTLHLHSCLQRKQRPLPEPAACGPIHGPADFRARYPDGRMGSDPSLATPDHGAELLDTAATALREDLETFLNAA from the coding sequence ATGACATCACCCCTGCCCGGTCCCGTCACCAGCACTGACGCCATCCGACTTGATCTCCAGACCTGGCCCGACGTGGAGGCCTACCTGGAACGCTGCCGCGGCGTCATCCTTCCCTTGGGATCCACCGAACAGCACGGCCCCACAGGAGCGATCGGCACCGACGCCCTCACCGCCGAAGCGGTGGCTCTGGAGCTGGGCCGCCGCAGCGGTGTGCTGGTGACGCCGACCCAGGCCTTCGGCATGGCCGAGCACCACCTGGGCTTCGCCGGCACCATGAGCCTGCAGCCGAGCACTCTCCTCAGCGTGTTGCACGACCTGGTGCTGTCGCTGGCCGGCCATGGCTTCGAGCGCATCTTCGTGGTGAATGGCCATGGCGGCAACATCGCCACCGCCAAAGCCGCCTTCGCCCAGGCCTACGGCACAGCTGCGAGCCGCGGCCTCGCGGTGGCGCCGCGCTTGCGTTGCAAACTGGCCAACTGGTTCATGGCTGGGCCTGTGATGCGTCGAGCCCGAGAGCTCTACGGCGAACGGGAAGGCCAGCACGCCACCCCCAGCGAGATCGCCCTCACCCTGCATCTGCACAGCTGCCTGCAGCGCAAGCAGCGCCCCCTGCCGGAGCCGGCTGCCTGCGGGCCCATCCATGGTCCGGCTGATTTCCGTGCGCGTTACCCCGACGGCCGCATGGGATCCGATCCCTCCCTGGCCACGCCAGACCATGGCGCTGAACTGCTCGACACGGCCGCGACCGCCCTGCGCGAAGATCTGGAAACTTTCCTCAACGCCGCATGA
- a CDS encoding queuosine precursor transporter, translating to MGKPAGANRMTPDHQARRTLVFLVLSGLFLGTLGMLNILGLTRFLDLGHIGSWPIVVAVGALPYPVTFLCTDLISELWGEQRAAQVVWVGLLLNGWVVLILWLGGILPGLEGAPESTFFAIQRLAFGSVGASMAAYVTAQFVDVRLFHFWKQRTNGKALWLRNNGSTLVSQLVDTTAVVLISHYGAHVLPLRSDDPVLPQLGAYIASGYLFKALAALADTLPFIWLTGWLRQWLDVPAAGMTATETLPGCSETL from the coding sequence ATGGGCAAGCCTGCTGGCGCCAACCGGATGACTCCCGATCACCAGGCACGCCGCACACTCGTTTTCCTAGTGCTGTCGGGCCTGTTTCTAGGCACGCTGGGCATGCTCAACATTCTCGGCCTCACCCGCTTCCTGGACCTGGGCCACATCGGCTCCTGGCCGATCGTCGTTGCCGTCGGCGCCCTGCCCTACCCGGTGACGTTTCTCTGCACCGATCTGATCAGCGAACTGTGGGGAGAACAACGGGCAGCCCAGGTGGTGTGGGTGGGCCTGCTCCTCAATGGCTGGGTGGTGCTGATCCTCTGGCTTGGCGGCATCCTGCCGGGACTGGAAGGAGCGCCAGAGAGCACGTTCTTCGCGATTCAACGCCTGGCCTTCGGCTCGGTGGGAGCCTCGATGGCGGCCTATGTCACCGCCCAGTTCGTGGATGTGCGTCTCTTTCACTTCTGGAAACAGCGCACGAACGGCAAGGCGCTGTGGTTGCGCAACAACGGCTCCACCCTGGTGAGCCAGCTCGTGGACACCACCGCCGTGGTGCTGATCAGCCATTACGGCGCCCACGTGCTGCCCCTGCGCAGCGACGACCCCGTGCTGCCCCAACTGGGGGCCTACATCGCCAGTGGCTACCTGTTCAAGGCACTGGCAGCCCTCGCTGACACCCTGCCGTTCATCTGGCTCACGGGCTGGCTGCGGCAGTGGCTGGATGTGCCCGCTGCAGGGATGACAGCGACCGAAACGCTGCCAGGCTGTAGCGAGACCCTCTGA